In a single window of the Sediminicoccus sp. KRV36 genome:
- a CDS encoding SbmA/BacA-like family transporter yields MSDLTEAQAPRKFFRDFIRLTGPYWTQPGRWKPRVMVGLLALLVVLQVALAIRLNIWSADLFDALERRSTEHATAQIFVFLAILLGIMVTNMGHLVVKRHLQLDWRRWLTRRVIGEWMEDARHYQAGLIPGDHANPDGRVAEDVRVLTEAAVDLASTFFYCVLLLVTFVGILWSLSGWIRVAGLDLPGHLVLLALIYAGIGAVVAFILGRPLVSATDSRQTKEADFRFELVRARECGEAIAIARAEAPERDKLASRFETIALAWKAQSVGLARLIAFSSGYAALAAVFPILVGTPRFLDGTLTLGRLMQSAQAFQQVTAALSWPVDNLPRIAEWRASVERVLALEEAVQIVALEAARTGDTAIDLDRAPGPWLGFDDLWVADPDGTAMLSGFDLRVQRGEHVLIDGDPEAAATLFRVLAGIWPWGRGHIYLPVDAEMVAVGRRAFLAEGTLRHALALPSPAVADHLIVQALEEVGLGRLVERLDTEGDWVDALSGAEQQRLSFARLLLLRPQWILLGEATDALDAEAADAMLTLITKALPDAAIVMIGQHPGSLEPFDRRLTLHRATSGEVLLNAVSARRRAARAARRPALPVVDWLRKGYGGND; encoded by the coding sequence ATGAGCGACCTCACCGAAGCCCAGGCCCCGCGAAAATTCTTTCGCGACTTCATCCGCCTCACCGGCCCCTACTGGACGCAGCCTGGCCGCTGGAAGCCGCGCGTCATGGTCGGGCTGCTGGCGCTGCTGGTCGTCCTGCAGGTGGCGCTGGCGATCCGGCTGAACATCTGGAGCGCTGACCTGTTTGACGCGCTGGAGCGCCGCTCGACCGAGCATGCCACCGCGCAGATCTTCGTCTTCCTGGCCATCCTGCTGGGGATCATGGTCACCAATATGGGCCACCTGGTCGTCAAGCGGCATTTGCAGCTGGATTGGCGCCGCTGGCTGACGCGGCGCGTCATCGGCGAATGGATGGAGGATGCGCGGCATTACCAGGCCGGCCTGATCCCCGGCGACCACGCCAACCCCGATGGCCGCGTGGCCGAGGATGTGCGCGTGCTGACCGAGGCCGCGGTGGATCTGGCCAGCACCTTCTTCTACTGCGTGCTGCTGCTGGTCACCTTCGTGGGCATCCTCTGGTCGCTCTCGGGCTGGATCCGCGTGGCGGGGCTCGATCTGCCGGGGCACCTCGTGCTGCTGGCGTTGATCTATGCCGGCATCGGCGCCGTCGTCGCCTTCATCCTGGGCCGGCCGCTGGTCAGCGCCACCGATTCCCGCCAGACCAAGGAGGCGGATTTCCGCTTCGAGCTGGTCCGCGCCCGCGAATGCGGCGAAGCCATCGCCATCGCGCGCGCCGAGGCGCCGGAGCGTGACAAGCTGGCTTCCCGCTTCGAGACCATCGCGCTCGCCTGGAAGGCGCAATCGGTCGGCCTCGCGCGGCTGATCGCCTTTTCCTCGGGCTATGCGGCGCTGGCCGCCGTGTTTCCCATCCTGGTCGGCACGCCGCGCTTCCTCGATGGCACGCTGACGCTGGGCCGGCTGATGCAATCGGCCCAGGCCTTCCAGCAGGTGACGGCCGCACTGTCCTGGCCGGTGGACAACCTGCCGCGCATCGCCGAATGGCGCGCCTCGGTCGAACGTGTGCTGGCGCTGGAGGAAGCGGTGCAGATCGTCGCCCTGGAAGCCGCGCGCACCGGCGATACGGCGATTGACCTGGACCGCGCGCCCGGCCCCTGGCTTGGCTTCGATGACCTGTGGGTGGCGGACCCGGATGGGACGGCCATGCTCTCAGGCTTTGATCTGCGGGTGCAGCGCGGCGAGCATGTGCTGATTGACGGCGACCCCGAAGCCGCGGCCACGCTGTTCCGCGTGCTGGCCGGCATCTGGCCCTGGGGGCGCGGCCATATCTATCTGCCGGTGGATGCCGAGATGGTGGCCGTCGGCCGCCGCGCCTTCCTGGCCGAGGGCACGCTGCGCCACGCGCTGGCGCTGCCCTCCCCCGCCGTCGCCGACCACCTGATCGTCCAGGCGCTGGAGGAGGTCGGCCTCGGCCGCCTGGTGGAGCGGCTGGATACCGAGGGGGATTGGGTGGATGCGCTGAGCGGGGCGGAGCAGCAGCGCCTCTCCTTCGCGCGGCTGCTTTTGCTGCGCCCGCAATGGATCCTGCTGGGCGAGGCGACGGATGCGCTGGATGCGGAAGCGGCCGATGCGATGCTGACGCTGATCACCAAGGCCCTGCCCGATGCCGCCATCGTCATGATCGGCCAGCATCCCGGCTCGCTGGAGCCCTTCGACCGGCGGCTGACGCTGCACCGCGCCACCAGCGGGGAAGTCCTGCTCAACGCCGTCTCGGCCCGCCGTCGGGCTGCGCGCGCCGCACGGCGGCCGGCCCTGCCGGTGGTGGATTGGCTGCGCAAGGGCTATGGCGGCAATGACTGA
- a CDS encoding RidA family protein, protein MSKINRTGSNQILSSAVEYHNFVYLAGITADDLSQDITGQTRQVVAKIDALLEANGTDTTRLLQAQIWLKDIRDRDAMNKVWVEWLGDAGRPARACVQANMADPRHLVEIMITACK, encoded by the coding sequence ATGAGCAAGATCAACCGCACCGGCAGCAACCAGATTCTGAGCAGCGCCGTCGAGTACCACAATTTCGTCTATCTGGCCGGCATCACGGCCGATGACCTGAGCCAGGACATCACCGGCCAGACCCGCCAGGTGGTCGCCAAGATCGACGCCCTGCTGGAGGCCAATGGCACGGACACGACGCGCCTGCTGCAGGCGCAGATCTGGCTGAAGGACATCCGTGACCGTGACGCGATGAACAAGGTGTGGGTGGAATGGCTGGGCGATGCCGGCCGTCCGGCGCGCGCCTGCGTGCAGGCCAATATGGCCGATCCGCGCCACCTGGTCGAAATCATGATCACCGCCTGCAAGTAA